A single region of the Rhinoderma darwinii isolate aRhiDar2 chromosome 12 unlocalized genomic scaffold, aRhiDar2.hap1 SUPER_12_unloc_2, whole genome shotgun sequence genome encodes:
- the LOC142698141 gene encoding protein kinase C-like 1, with amino-acid sequence MASNGHGEDGEKREEEKRKREEDSVTGFKKMTKKRRGAKDRGLEDEEPRPGSSQDPGTSSPYARLTISRFTIHQVLGRGSFGKVVLASVPGRNTYMAVKMITKRDNTDEIMRERRILLAARHCPFLCHLYAAHQSEERAFFITEYLSGGSLEALIRMCGCLNIGNVRRVNNQETEGGGKKKR; translated from the exons ATGGCGTCCAATGGACATGGAGAAGACGGCgagaagagagaagaggagaagaggaagagggaggaggacagcgtcaccggattcaagaagatgacgaagaagaggagaggagccaaggacagaggattggaggatgaggagccaagacctgggagcagccaagaccctggaacatccagcccctatgccaggcttaccatcagccgcttcaccatccaccaggtcctgggtaggggcagctttggcaaa gtggtcctggcatcagtccccggccgaaacacctacatggccgtaaaaatgatcaccaaacgggacaatacggacgaaattatgagagagcggcggatactcctagcggccagacactgcccgttcctatgccacctctatgccgcacatcaatctgaggagcgggcattttttatcacggagtatctgtccggtggcagcctggaggctttgatcaggatgtgcggctgcttgaacatcggcaacgtaaggcgagtaaataatcaggagactgaggggggtggaaagaagaaaaggtga